The genomic interval GCAAAAAGAGATCATGTTGATAATTTTATTGATAATCAGAAGAAGAAAATCCTAGAAAGGTTACAAAATAGACTTGAATATGAAGAATCATCTGAATTTTATCATTGTGGTAATTCTGCATGTGATAGAATCAAATTTGATTATGCTATAGAGTTATTCTTCAAATGTCCAAATTGCAAAGAGCCTCTCAATATGGTCGATAATGGTAAGCTAAAGGATGCGCTCCGATATAAAATAGAGCAACTAAGCACAGATTCAGTGAGATAAACTTATTTTTTATTTGTCTTCATTTTGACCTTATTTATGTTTTTGTAGCAAAGAACTATTTCACCTGTATTTTTTTTCTGTATCTTAAACAACTTTACTTTAGCGCTTTCAAGTATTGTATCATATCCCTTTCCTCCAACTAATGCAGTGGCATTTTTTCCACCAATTATTAGTGGTGCTATGGTAACAATCAACTCATCAAAAAGATTGTTCTTTATTAGTGACCAATTGATCTCGCCCCCTCCCTCTACTAGGA from Candidatus Nitrosocosmicus hydrocola carries:
- a CDS encoding transcription factor, producing the protein MQSVDSNEDPFIKIASLIGGDEYHQVAKALLKTEDSTDEEIALATGLRINIIRKVLYDLFGKALITGIRVKDEKKGWFVYRWRAKRDHVDNFIDNQKKKILERLQNRLEYEESSEFYHCGNSACDRIKFDYAIELFFKCPNCKEPLNMVDNGKLKDALRYKIEQLSTDSVR